The Xiphophorus maculatus strain JP 163 A chromosome 23, X_maculatus-5.0-male, whole genome shotgun sequence genome contains a region encoding:
- the LOC111607144 gene encoding piggyBac transposable element-derived protein 4-like yields MTMVSYVQKKGKAVVLLSTMHDDKAVDNSSQKKKPEVIQYYNKTKGEVDTMDQMVSNYTCLRRTRRWPMVLWYNMLDVATLNAYTNFSAQHPDYMGGASNARRLFIKELGKELVMPHMKRRMEGTPKLQKHIIEAMGRCGLKKDTATTQLQEDIRQEGQRKRKRCAICPVSKDRKASSWCSQCTRPVCKEHKKLVIICEACRN; encoded by the exons ATGACCATGGTGAGCTATGTGCAGAAGAAAGGAAAGGCTGTTGTCCTACTGAGCACCATGCATGATGACAAAGCAGTGGATAACAGCAGTCAGAAGAAGAAACCAGAAGTGATCCAGtactacaataaaacaaaaggagaagtGGACACAATGGATCAAATGGTTAGCAACTACACATGTCTGCGGAGAACAAGGAGGTGGCCCATGGTTCTCTGGTACAATATGCTGGATGTTGCCACACTCAATGCCTACACCAACTTCAGTGCACAACACCCTGATTATATGGGTGGTGCGAGTAATGCACGACGACTATTTATCAAGGAGCTGGGCAAAGAGCTCGTCATGCCACATATGAAGAGGCGCATGGAGGGCACACCCAAACTCCAGAAGCATATTATTGAGGCAATGGGAAGGTGTgggttaaaaaaagacacagccACCACTCAGCTACAAGAGGACATCAGACAGGAGGGccaaaggaagaggaagaggtgcGCGATCTGCCCAGTTTCGAAAGACAGAAAAGCCAGCAGCTGGTGTTCC cAGTGCACTAGGCCGGTGTGCAAGGAGCACAAAAAATTAGTGATCATTTGTGAGGCATGCAGAAATTGA